From Peromyscus eremicus chromosome 3, PerEre_H2_v1, whole genome shotgun sequence, one genomic window encodes:
- the Rnf148 gene encoding RING finger protein 148 has translation MNPLGLTPSVSRSVSSRLLRLSVFLLLSLPASKGKAIWTAHLNITFQVGNRIISELGESGVFGNHSPLERVSGAVVLPEGWNQNACNPLTNFSRPDQADSWLALIERGGCTFTHKINVAAEKGANGVIIYNYPGTGNKVFPMSHKGTENIVAVMIGNLKGMELLHLVQKGVYVTIIIEVGRMHMPWLSHYVMSLFTFLAATVAYLFLYCAWRPRVPSSSTRRQRQTKADVKKAIGQLPLRVLKEGDKELDPNEDNCVVCFDIYKTHDVIRILTCKHFFHKTCIDPWLLAHRTCPMCKCDILKP, from the coding sequence ATGAACCCACTTGGACTGACTCCTTCAGTTTCCAGGTCTGTTTCATCTCGACTGTTGAGGCTTAGCGTCTTTCTACTACTTAGCCTTCCTGCCTCCAAAGGAAAAGCAATATGGACGGCTCATCTGAATATAACGTTCCAGGTGGGAAACCGGATCATATCAGAGCTAGGAGAGAGTGGAGTGTTTGGGAATCATTCTCCTCTGGAAAGGGTGTCTGGTGCCGTGGTACTTCCTGAAGGATGGAATCAGAATGCGTGTAACCCCCTGACCAACTTCAGCAGGCCTGATCAGGCAGACTCTTGGCTGGCCCTCATTGAACGAGGAGGCTGTACttttactcataaaataaatgtggCAGCAGAGAAGGGAGCAAATGGGGTGATCATCTATAACTATCCAGGTACAGGCAACAAGGTGTTTCCCATGTCTCACAAGGGAACAGAGAATATAGTTGCAGTGATGATAGGCAACCTCAAAGGCATGGAGCTTTTGCACTTGGTCCAGAAAGGTGTTTATGTGACAATCATCATTGAAGTGGGGAGAATGCACATGCCCTGGCTGAGCCACTATGTTATGTCTTTGTTCACCTTCCTGGCAGCCACAGTTGCTTACCTTTTCCTATACTGTGCCTGGAGACCCCGAGTTCCCAGTTCTTCTaccaggaggcaaagacagacaaAGGCCGATGTGAAGAAAGCTATTGGTCAGCTGCCACTCCGAGTGCTCAAGGAAGGGGATAAGGAGCTAGATCCAAACGAAGACaactgtgttgtttgttttgatatttaCAAAACCCACGATGTAATACGTATTTTAACTTGCAAACATTTTTTCCACAAGACGTGTATTGATCCCTGGCTTTTAGCCCATAGGACATGCCCCATGTGCAAGTGTGACATTCTAAAACCTTAA